In the genome of uncultured Methanobrevibacter sp., the window AAAAGAGGCTTTTTTTCCTTATTTGAATAGGAAAAATAGTTAAGTTTATATATTATACGAACATATTTAATATAGTATAGGTGATAATCATGAGCGGACAACAAAATGTTCAAAGACCACTTGACGCATTAGGAAAAGCAGTAAACTCTCCAGTTTTGATTAAACTCAAAGGAGAAAGAGAATTCAGAGGTATCTTAAAAAGTTTTGACTTACACATGAACTTAGTACTTAATGATGCTGAAGAATTAGAAAAAGGAGAAATAATG includes:
- a CDS encoding LSm family protein — its product is MSGQQNVQRPLDALGKAVNSPVLIKLKGEREFRGILKSFDLHMNLVLNDAEELEKGEIMRRLGTVLIRGDNIVYISP